From Corticium candelabrum chromosome 13, ooCorCand1.1, whole genome shotgun sequence, a single genomic window includes:
- the LOC134188504 gene encoding sushi, von Willebrand factor type A, EGF and pentraxin domain-containing protein 1-like, with protein sequence MFGKKEGREEKVYSVKGKRRLRLRLLKERWSRENKRGCESPFISKHEVNSTDTSTGTVFSLKCYPSYSYVGSDWKEYLPSKMWSEDELHCFPSLSVRKGRFLYKSNGSGIIVNFVCDTGYNAQGSLQSVCFMNGRRLYLQHPKNCLPIRCSRPTLPNGRTAMTNVIIGSIVRYSCNNGYRMVGERNSTCITNGTWSSAVPTCIKKVSSKTFKDPIRLLSSFQDNFFGRLITFTAAAQNVVQQRQTKVVPNRNNGENVALDVIFVMDTSASITRQRFDNHLKPFPNMVAQYFLVSPLHTKVGAIAFGYRIYVISHLTGNLDNFNREISRFVYRKGGGTNTGQALLRAIEMFNTSGRPSANSKRVVILLTDGHRNMGPNITATAEKLKLNAIEVFAFGLGSAVNEAELHTLASPPSDRHVFLIKSFRLFRNFTLSIVPSKDTNKLAVADPSGRAKSTNSIV encoded by the exons ATGTTTGGAAAGAAGGAAGGAAGAGAGGAAAAAGTGTATTCAGTGAAAGGGAAGAGACGGCTGAGACTGAGACTGCTGAAAGAGAGATGGAGCAGGGAAAACAAAAGAG GTTGTGAAAGTCCATTTATTTCTAAGCACGAAGTGAACTCTACAGACACAAGCACAGGCACAGTTTTTTCACTAAAGTGCTACCCAAGCTACTCATATGTGGGTTCTGACTGGAAGGAATATTTACCTTCAAAAATGTGGAGTGAAGACG AATTGCATTGCTTTCCATCACTATCAGTCCGTAAAGGACGATTTCTTTATAAGAGTAATGGTTCCGGAATTATAGTGAATTTTGTCTGTGACACAGGCTACAATGCTCAGGGTTCTTTGCAATCCGTGTGTTTCATGAATGGACGGCGGCTCTACCTTCAACATCCAAAGAATTGCTTGC CTATTCGTTGCTCTCGGCCAACTCTGCCTAATGGAAGAACCGCGATGACTAATGTCATTATTGGGAGTATCGTCAGGTATTCTTGCAATAATGGTTACAGAATGGTTGGAGAAAGAAATTCTACATGCATTACAAATGGAACTTGGAGTTCAGCTGTTCCTACTTGCATCAAAAAAG TTTCTTCTAAAACTTTCAAGGATCCGATTCGGTTGCTTTCATCATTTCAAGACAATTTCTTTGGGCGTTTGATCACATTTACAGCTGCTGCTCAAAATGTTGTCCAACAACGCCAAACCAAAGTAGTCCCGAACCGCAATAATGGAGAAAATGTTGCATTAGATGTTATCTTTGTGATGGACACGTCAGCAAGCATTACTCGGCAACGATTTGATAATCATTTGAAACCGTTTCCAAATATGGTTGCTCAATACTTTCTTGTATCCCCATTGCATACAAAAGTAGGCGCTATTGCATTTGGCTACAGGATCTATGTCATTTCACATCTGACTGGCAATCTTGACAATTTCAATCGCGAAATTAGCAGATTTGTTTATAGAAAAGGCGGCGGTACTAATACTGGTCAAGCATTGTTGCGGGCAATAGAAATGTTCAACACATCCGGAAGACCTTCGGCAAACTCAAAGCGAGTTGTGATCTTGCTGACCGACGGCCATAGAAACATGGGTCCAAACATCACGGCCACAGCCGAGAAACTGAAACTAAATGCAATAGAAGTATTCGCTTTTGGATTAGGATCTGCTGTTAACGAAGCTGAGTTACACACACTGGCCTCTCCACCAAGTGACAGACACGTCTTTTTGATCAAATCCTTTCGTTTGTTTCGAAACTTTACTTTAAGCATCGTTCCAAGTAAGGATACTAACAAATTGGCAGTGGCGGATCCCAGTGGGAGAGCGAAGAGCACTAATTCAATTGTCTAA
- the LOC134189064 gene encoding transmembrane protease serine 9-like has product MAAIFKYNRSSSMWDFSCGGSLINNRWIVTAAHCIYDERGTSQEIIRVQLGKQYLYVNNPHEQTYTANVSTAIMKKYNPFTIDNDFALLRLNKTVPFNRFVRPICLHQDPIYYQNSSGLYVGRRAIIIGWGSYTSSHSELSPVMREATVVIESKTECNRLSFGKHLTDSMFCAQSDITDACWGDSGGPMMCQDANTNHFFLCGIVSYGFSRKCSAGHGVYTNITKFVTGVVIPTLHISSQAGSMQLG; this is encoded by the coding sequence ATGGCGGCCATTTTCAAATATAATCGATCGTCTTCAATGTGGGATTTTTCTTGTGGAGGTTCTCTTATTAATAACCGATGGATCGTAACTGCCGCTCATTGTATATACGATGAACGTGGAACTTCTCAAGAAATAATAAGAGTTCAACTTGGAAAGCAATATTTGTATGTAAACAACCCACACGAACAGACTTACACAGCAAACGTAAGCACAGCAATAATGAAGAAATATAACCCATTCACAATCGACAATGATTTTGCTTTGCTACGTCTAAATAAGACTGTTCCCTTCAACAGGTTTGTTCGACCAATATGTTTGCATCAGGATCCCATATACTACCAAAATTCTTCAGGCCTCTACGTCGGTCGGAGAGCTATTATTATCGGATGGGGAAGTTACACTTCGTCTCACTCAGAGTTATCTCCAGTTATGAGAGAAGCTACAGTTGTCATAGAAAGTAAGACAGAATGCAATCGACTCTCTTTTGGAAAACACCTTACAGACAGCATGTTTTGCGCTCAAAGCGATATAACGGATGCTTGTTGGGGAGATAGTGGAGGACCCATGATGTGTCAGGATGCCAATACTAATCATTTTTTTCTTTGCGGAATAGTCAGTTATGGTTTTTCACGAAAGTGCTCAGCAGGACATGGTGTATACACAAACATTACGAAATTTGTGACTGGCGTAGTTATTCCTACTCTTCATATTAGCAGTCAGGCTGGCAGCATGCAACTAGGCTAA